The Fusarium oxysporum Fo47 chromosome II, complete sequence genome includes a region encoding these proteins:
- a CDS encoding ankyrin repeat-containing domain protein produces MTTASKSGSGGAWVKREFWTKVSFDQVLSIPQAQRISSALWEAQRSRITELYVNQDKTLDEVIQIMAETNFHATKPQYIRKVNVNWKLQKNYTKEKWRHAGVLVEKRQAEGKLTELSIDGKVISEKRRKKELRRYHALQVGENFASTNTCGVVASTPPSSNSKVVLISHLPWLNFRESFNNLINDRHPLSNPNQQDGSVNFWEVANPLLRIAHNDGEMTIGNLALQEPPKPATDLVSMNLEITQQRLHELMPTLSDSINSFRHQGPLWLQTFNSLVFLCSNNLTGTERSTYELLQIAISSGFLVKMKHLLTTRGPTVEIFAVYLLFVALRVEGSKGMDPDSIDPNDYRYSALHRAVRLENRAAVQLLLHFGADPDAKMQGNREERLGSPLSFAVDLRYSRTIAEMLIGAGAETNLGPYKPLIRAARRWDTVLVIRLLDVGADPRLLTAGGLSMIHFAIASHNLDLVNMMIETGANPNLSIEELQITDLDYSGTSSVLVGPANIVKRLIEGGAVMDQLIEPDVQENRNQPPRYEGILTPLQMSIQQNRGDITKILLDAGATIDYRHPTTATALQMACGLSSPDRMKTELIEFLLAKGADINALPGENGGRTTIQAAVECGDHELLKLLLSKGGDLFASSSKNNGLTVFQAALRSGSAELMTYVFLELGSQGGSANCVDGTNYLLEAISTGNKHILDTLMMSWNRLGLHWHKEYILSAAKVAIRKDLTHLVETHIVEFLDHVPPSITQEDVNSMICECIWSGDHRTLDLLMHGSIEHNLDCAQSEYPTPLWLAIHEGKHYMAQCLINIGANPNQESLAICRKGLCCDIRLEMPLNQAILQLDSKFMEILLDKGADPNKVGLLDERTALGLALHQDVSLSKVQLLIHHGSDVNKPSVWGTPLEQVARGAFHPLEQVAREAFHRSDALQICQLLLAAGADVNASTGSTALQLAVANDDVELAKFLVEVGANVNTSSIRTNALQLAVSNNNLDLVNFFLDEGASVDASVAGQTALQTAANLENLELVKNLIDRGADTNANFPDSLATALQYAAMRGNIEIVKYLVDNRASVNEEASPYYNATALGLAVVNNHTRVAIFLIEKGASIDANPALYGGATLLQIASRHGNHEIVTCLVGNGATVNAAPATERGATALQFAAVNGNIKMAVLLLKNGAHVSAKGAEVDRRTALKGAAEHGRFDMVYLLLENDEEPETIKERCHNAAKFAEAEYHDVIARILRDYKRP; encoded by the exons ATGACCACGGCCTCCAAATCAGGCTCTGGCGGGGCATGGGTTAAACGCGAATTCTGGACAAAGGTCAGCTTTGACCAGGTACTCAG CATACCGCAAGCACAAAGAATTTCGTCCGCTCTGTGGGAAGCCCAAAGGTCTCGCATAACTGAGCTGTACGTCAACCAAGACAAGACTCTCGACGAGGTTATCCAGATCATGGCCGAAACTAACTTCCACGCTAC AAAGCCCCAATATATTCGTAAAGTGAATGTCAACTGGAAGCTGCAAAAGAACTACACCAAAGAGAAATGGCGGCATGCAGGCGTTTTAGTTGAGAAGCGCCAGGCAGAGGGGAAACTGACAGAACTCAGCATTGATGGTAAAGTTATCtcagagaagaggaggaagaaagagtTGAGAAGATATCATGCTTTACAAGTCGGAGAGAATT TCGCCAGTACCAATACTTGTGGCGTGGTTGCTTCTACACCGCCATCATCGAACTCCAAGGTTGTTCTCATCAGCCATCTCCCGTGGTTGAACTTCCGAGAAAGCTTCAATAACCTAA TCAATGATCGGCATCCACTGTCCAACCCAAACCAACAAGATGGTTCAGTTAACTTTTGGGAAGTGGCCAATCCATTATTACGGATCGCCCACAACGATGGAGAAATGACTATAGGGAATCTAGCATTGCAAGAACCACCCAAACCTGCCACCGATCTGGTTTCCATGAACTTGGAGATAACGCAACAGAGACTCCATGAGCTGATGCCAACACTGAGTGATTCTATCAACAGCTTCCGACACCAGGGACCACTATGGTTGCAAACTTTCAACTCGCTAGTGTTTCTTTGCTCCAATAACCTGACGGGAACCGAACGCTCCACCTacgagcttcttcaaattGCCATCTCGAGTGGCTTTCTCGTCAAGATGAAGCATCTACTTACTACGAGGGGACCTACTGTCGAAATATTTGCAGTATATCTTTTGTTTGTGGCGCTCAGAGTTGAAGGAAGCAAAGGAATGGA CCCCGACAGCATTGATCCGAATGATTATAGATACTCTGCGCTCCACAGAGCCGTGAGACTGGAGAACCGGGCCGCCGTTCAGCTCCTTCTTCACTTTGGGGCAGATCCAGATGCAAAGATGCAGGGCAACAGAGAGGAAAGACTGGGGAGCCCCCTAAGTTTCGCCGTTGATTTAAGATATAGTAGGACAATCGCAGAGATGTTAATCGGCGCTGGGGCAGAGACCAACCTCGGACCTTACAAACCTCTTATCCGCGCTGCCAGAAGATGGGATACGGTCCTCGTGATACGACTGTTGGACGTTGGAGCAGACCCAAGGTTGTTAACAGCAGGAGGTCTTTCGATGATACACTTTGCGATCGCTTCTCACAATTTGGACTTGGTCAACATGATGATTGAAACGGGGGCCAACCCGAACTTATCGATCGAGGAACTTCAGATTACAGATCTTGATTACTCAGGGACGAGTTCAG TACTTGTAGGCCCTGCCAATATTGTCAAGCGACTCATTGAGGGTGGCGCAGTTATGGACCAACTTATTGAGCCAGACGTTCAAGAGAACAGGAATCAACCTCCACGATACGAAGGAATATTGACTCCTCTACAAATGTCTATCCAACAGAACCGGGGAGATATCACCAAAATCTTGCTAGATGCAGGCGCAACCATCGACTATCGACATCCAACCACCGCAACGGCATTGCAAATGGCATGCGGCTTATCAAGTCCGGACAGAATGAAGACGGAATTGATCGAATTCTTGTTGGCAAAAGGAGCAGATATAAATGCTCTTCCAGGAGAAAATGGAGGGAGAACAACAATACAAGCTGCAGTTGAATGTGGGGACCATGAACTTCTCAAACTTTTGCTGAGTAAAGGCGGTGACCtatttgcttcttcctccaagaACAATGGATTAACAGTTTTCCAAGCGGCTTTAAGGTCGGGCTCCGCTGAGCTTATGACCTATGTATTCCTGGAGTTGGGCAGTCAGGGTGGGAGTGCCAATTGCGTTGATGGCACGAATTACTTACTGGAGGCGATATCTACAGGTAACAAGCATATTCTAGACACGCTCATGATGTCTTGGAATCGACTTGGGTTACACTGGCATAAGGAATATATCCTGTCTGCCGCCAAAGTCGCCATCCGAAAGGACTTGACACACCTTGTTGAGACACACATTGTCGAGTTTCTCGACCATGTTCCACCTAGTATAACCCAAGAAGACGTCAACTCCATGATTTGCGAGTGCATATGGAGCGGAGATCATAGAACATTAGACTTGTTAATGCATGGTTCTATCGAGCACAATCTTGACTGTGCACAGTCTGAGTATCCAACACCTCTCTGGCTAGCAATACACGAAGGCAAGCATTACATGGCACAGTGTTTAATCAATATTGGCGCCAATCCCAATCAAGAATCACTAGCTATATGTCGAAAAGGCCTTTGTTGTGATATCAGACTCGAAATGCCATTGAATCAGGCGATACTTCAACTTGACAGCAAATTCATGGAAATCCTCCTTGACAAAGGAGCAGACCCAAACAAGGTGGGCCTTTTAGACGAAAGGACTGCGCTTGGGCTTGCTCTCCACCAGGATGTCTCGCTTTCAAAGGTCCAGCTACTTATACACCATGGCTCAGATGTCAATAAGCCTTCAGTATGGGGGACACCACTTGAACAAGTCGCACGAGGAGCCTTTCATCCACTTGAACAGGTCGCACGAGAAGCCTTTCATCGCTCTGATGCTCTGCAGATATGTCAATTACTTCTGGCAGCTGGCGCCGACGTTAATGCTTCAACTGGAAGCACTGCGCTTCAATTAGCTGTTGCTAATGATGATGTGGAGCTAGCCAAATTTCTTGTCGAAGTTGGCGCTAATGTAAACACTTCCTCGATTCGAACCAATGCACTTCAGTTGGCTGTTTCCAATAATAACCTGGATTTGGTCAATTTCTTTCTTGACGAAGGTGCTAGTGTTGATGCTTCGGTAGCAGGGCAGACCGCACTCCAAACAGCGGCCAATCTGGAGAACTTGGAATTGGTAAAGAATCTTATAGACCGAGGTGCCGATACCAACGCGAACTTCCCAGACAGTCTCGCCACAGCTCTTCAGTACGCCGCAATGCGTGGCAACATTGAGATTGTCAAGTATCTTGTCGATAATAGAGCTTCGGTCAACGAAGAGGCTAGCCCTTACTATAATGCGACAGCTCTCGGGCTTGCAGTTGTAAATAATCATACGCGGGTAGCCATATTTCTTATCGAAAAGGGCGCGTCTATCGATGCGAATCCAGCCCTCTACGGCGGGGCCACATTGCTTCAGATCGCCTCAAGACATGGGAATCACGAAATTGTCACTTGTCTGGTTGGAAATGGAGCCACAGTCAACGCGGCGCCCGCAACTGAAAGAGGGGCAACTGCTCTTCAATTTGCAGCAGTAAATGGCAACATCAAGATGGCTGTTTTACTCCTCAAGAATGGGGCTCATGTCAGCGCCAAAGGAGCAGAGGTTGATAGAAGAACAGCACTTAAAGGAGCAGCAGAACATGGCCGATTCGATATGGTATATCTTCTGTTGGAAAATGACGAGGAACCTGAGACAATTAAAGAAAGGTGTCATAATGCAGCAAAGTTTGCCGAGGCTGAATACCATGACGTGATTGCTCGGATATTAAGAGATTACAAGAGGCCATAG
- a CDS encoding beta-lactamase/transpeptidase-like protein, which produces MGGQDVMRGILLWETYKMKIQVQPLPLLLLLTGDVLAAKNYHCPPIGPVLPAPTNPSSHQNVKNAIEAITETIKAYSSLLHSSAVSVGVASIYEDKPLLDFHHTPENLDPRGVSKIDADSVYRIGSISKAYTTLAALKLKRVGMHDPVTKYVPELRKLNKQQSENNAITTVDWDKVSLQALASHMGGMPADLVTDLTSFRNWTDLGLPAAHDVLGCAGLVGIPPCDVQDFWDNFGKRPPTFAPWGNPVYSNIAFFVMSLVIERVSGQSYEEFVQKNVLDVAGMNSTTYAKPDDSVGAIGPDDIFWNTSIGILSPAGSFYSSTKDLLAFGSSILKHEFLDLPETNKWLKPVTFTSGRGQFIGAPWEIVRSNKLTSDERVVNVYTKGGDIGTYHSIFAMIPDYGIVISVLVGGPEIAGGLPLVFFSLITKALVPALEAAGKDQAKKTFAGTYINEDTNSTLVLDVDDDGPGLSITKWIVRGTDVSTHWLHYLSVLNPNVPKISLSGRLYPTDLTAGDRKEWRAMFRIGTANQIGMQEGLLFWEDASCMSWAMIDRAAYEFLGLDEMVFESEDGRTEEVELVGFKTTLKKAK; this is translated from the exons ATGG GGGGCCAGGATGTTATGCGGGGGATCCT TCTTTGGGAGACTTacaagatgaagatccaAGTGCAGCCTCTGCCTCTTTTGCTTTTACTCACTGGCGATGTACTCGCTGCAAAGAACTACCATTGTCCTCCAATTGGTCCAGTCCTCCCTGCGCCAACAAACCCAAGCTCACATCAAAATGTGAAAAATGCCATTGAAGCTATCACAGAAACTATAAAGGCCTATTCAAGCCTTCTGCATAGCTCGGCTGTATCAGTTGGCGTCGCATCAATCTACGAAGACAAACCCTTGCTGGATTTTCATCACACACCAGAGAACTTGGATCCTCGAGGCGTAAGCAAGATCGATGCCGACTCGGTTTATCGCATTGGTAGTATCTCGAAGGCGTATACTACCCTCGCTGCGCTCAAACTCAAGAGAGTGGGCATGCATGATCCGGTGACGAAATATGTCCCTGAATTGAGGAAGTTGAACAAGCAGCAGAGTGAGAATAATGCGATCACGACTGTCGATTGGGATAAGGTATCGCTGCAGGCTCTTGCATCACACATGGGAGGCATGCCTGCTGATT TGGTGACGGATTTGACGAGCTTCAGGAATTGGACCGACCTGGGTCTTCCTGCGGCGCATGATGTCTTAGGATGTGCTGGCCTGGTTGGAATACCTCCCTGCGACGTTCAAG ATTTCTGGGACAACTTTGGCAAACGGCCTCCGACTTTTGCACCTTGGGGCAACCCCGTGTACTCAAACATCGCCTTCTTCGTTATGAGCTTGGTCATAGAGAGAGTCTCAGGACAGTCATATGAAGAGTTTGTGCAAAAGAATGTGCTTGATGTTGCGGGGATGAACAGTACGACTTATGCGAAGCCTGATGACTCTGTAGGGGCTATTGGACCTGACGACATTTTCTGGAATACTTCTATCGGTATCCTTAGCCC GGCTGGTTCGTTCTACTCATCAACAAAGGACCTCCTCGCTTTCGGATCTTCCATCCTCAAGCACGAGTTCTTAGACCTGCCAGAAACAAATAAGTGGCTCAAACCTGTGACTTTTACCAGTGGCAGGGGGCAATTTATCGGCGCGCCCTGGGAGATTGTGCGATCTAATAAGCTGACCTCTGACGAACGGGTGGTCAATGTCTACACCAAAGGAGGCGATATAGGAACCTATCATTCCATTTTTGCAATGATTCCAGACTATGGTATAGTTATAAGTGTATTAGTGGGAGGACCCGAGATTGCGGGAGGTCTTCCTCTGGTTTTCTTCTCACTGATCACAAAGGCTCTTGTGCCCGCTCTCGAAGCAGCAGGTAAAGACCAAGCGAAAAAGACATTTGCAGGGACCTACATCAATGAAGATACAAATTCGACTCTCGTTCTCGACGTCGATGACGACGGTCCAGGGCTGAGTATCACAAAGTGGATAGTCCGCGGAACAGACGTCTCGACACACTGGCTTCACTATCTCTCCGTGCTCAACCCCAACGTACCTAAAATCTCACTATCTGGGCGATTATATCCTACAGATCTTACAGCGGGGGACAGGAAAGAGTGGAGAGCAATGTTTAGAATTGGTACGGCGAATCAAATTGGGATGCAGGAGGGGTTGTTGTTCTGGGAGGATGCGAGTTGTATGAGTTGGGCGATGATAGATAGAGCAGCGTATGAGTTCTTGGGATTAGATGAGATGGTGTTTGAGAGTGAGGATGGAAGGACGGAGGAGGTTGAGCTGGTGGGATTCAAGACTACCCTCAAGAAGGCTAAGTAG
- a CDS encoding major facilitator superfamily domain-containing protein codes for MVKQPSAGEPAGPVVKGVIPTAKQALSDLFIWKQRVVITNEHGEETTEWRDPDPIKNPISLMAQLSGKDWIFFLVGFCAWTADAFDFHALSIQTKKLSVYYDTSKTSITTAITLTLLLRSVGAAMFGLAGDKWGRKWPMVFNMIILGVLQIATIYSTTFQQFLAVRSLFGLFMGGVYGNAIAMALESCPSNARGLMSGILQQGYSFGYVLAACANLGVGGSTESWKTVFWIAAGISIAVGIVRIFFPESQQFLEARAKGKKSSTPGAFWADCKKMLIAEWKMCVYCCFLMTWFNYYSHTSQDSYTTFMLEQKELNNSAASRASILMKTGACVGGTIIGYLSQFVGRRRAIIVSAFMSALMIPAWILPTTERGLSASGFFIQFFVQGAWGVIPIHLNELSPPAFRSSFPGVTYQIGNMISSPSAQIVNAIAEKTFVTLKNGDKVEAYGPVMGVATAIIALGIMFTTMFGPEKRGRAFEHAVAGVHDEDLPQHQKKDIETASVEQVEMDERNKNKEEA; via the exons ATGGTCAAGCAACCATCTGCAGGCGAGCCCGCTGGCCCTGTGGTCAAGGGTGTCATTCCCACAGCTAAGCAAGCTCTCAGTGATCTCTTCATCTGGAAGCAGCGCGTCGTGATCACCAACGAGCATGGCGAAGAGACCACTGAATGGCGGGACCCAGATCCCATCAAGAACCCCATTAGTCTAATGGCTCAGCTTTCTGGCAAGGATTGGATCTTTTTCCTTGTAGGATTCTGTGCCTGGACTGCTGATGCTTTCGACTTCCATGCTCTGTCTATCCAGACCAAGAAGCTCTCTGTTTACTATGACACCAGCAAGACCTCCATCACCACCGCCATCACCCTCACTCTCCTCCTCCGATCTGTCGGCGCAGCCATGTTTGGTCTCGCTGGTGATAAATGGGGACGCAAGTGGCCCATGGTCTTCAACATGATCATCCTCGGTGTCCTTCAGATCGCCACCATCTACAGCACAACCTTTCAACAATTCCTCGCCGTGCGAAGTCTTTTCGGTCTTTTCATGGGCGGAGTCTACGGCAATGCTATCGCCATGGCTCTCGAGTCGTGCCC CTCCAACGCTCGAGGCTTGATGTCCGGTATTTTGCAGCAGGGCTACTCTTTCGGCTACGTCTTGGCTGCATGCGCCAACCTTGGCGTTGGAGGTAGCACTGAGAGTTGGAAGACCGTTTTCTGGATTGCCG CTGGTATCTCAATTGCCGTCGGTATCGTTCGTATCTTCTTCCCCGAGTCCCAACAATTCCTCGAAGCCCGcgccaagggcaagaagtCTTCCACTCCCGGTGCTTTCTGGGCCGACTGCAAGAAGATGCTCATCGCAGAGTGGAAGATGTGCGTTTACTGTTGTTTCCTCATGACCTGGTTCAACTACTACTCGCACACCTCCCAAGACTCCTACACCACCTTCATGTTAGAGCAGAAGGAACTCAACAACTCTGCTGCTTCTCGTGCCTCGATTCTCATGAAGACTGGTGCTTGTGTTGGTGGTACAATCATTGGATACCTCAGTCAGTTCGTTGGTCGTCGTCGTGCCATTATCGTGTCGGCTTTCATGTCTGCTCTCATGATCCCAGCCTGGATTCTCCCCACAACCGAGAGAGGACTGAGTGcttctggcttcttcatccagTTCTTCGTTCAGGGAGCCTGGGGTGTTATTCCCATTCATCTCAACGAGCTGTCGCCTCCTGCCTTCCGATCTTCATTCCCTGGTGTCACTTACCAGATTGGCAACATGATCTCGTCTCCCTCAGCCCAGATCGTCAACGCCATCGCCGAAAAGACATTCGTCACACTCAAGAACGGTGACAAGGTTGAGGCTTATGGCCCTGTGATGGGTGTCGCCACTGCTATCATTGCTCTCGGTATCATGTTCACCACTATGTTTGGTCCTGAGAAGCGTGGTCGTGCCTTTGAGCACGCTGTTGCTGGAGTCCACGACGAAGACCTCCCTCAGCACCAAAAGAAGGACATTGAGACTGCCAGCGTTGAGCAGGTCGAGATGGATGAGAgaaacaagaacaaggaggaAGCTTGA
- a CDS encoding heterokaryon incompatibility protein-domain-containing protein has translation MALEPDLKEELRDQIHDCINKRGVHQECDVGWFRQDLKPNPPTRLIDVDTNDPSIVRLIVTAEDLQKDFIPKYLTLSYCWGSTNGHAKTTRATIAARREGIAVHSLPKTIQDAIQLTRLLKFRYLWIDAICIIQSDLDDVYLDDWNTEAPRIGSYYLHSKCLISASAASDSSQGLFVKQNARKYPLRTCALAFKNEKQEYICLSVPRPSPSEDWSAEPLRSRGWCLQEAVLSPRILHWSKHALIWQCHGTTKSPTYGNDLNTARDIRTGQSHISFAQEPDHAMAIAWTELISRYSKMHFTFETDRLVAIQGLANRLVDLHGGEYFAGVFRSHLADGLLWKNSYDKAHNALAGVPTWSWATRCLNIWFLPVSHSFIRSTKPNVFPYNRSPINLDTPEKRALRFEAPLLNINLGRPFTETDIVSTVQRPVFSCHVSFTEDSEDECVVNFEYDAERLMSERFDMLEVLFLGLHVLHKLRGYISPSEFEESTVIDPDTIVSCEGILLRKAGQYYERIGRLDFDMPKNYKRRISLKKLMDSNRKNVCLI, from the coding sequence ATGGCCTTGGAACCTGACTTGAAAGAAGAGCTTCGCGATCAAATTCACGATTGTATCAACAAACGTGGCGTCCACCAAGAATGCGACGTCGGGTGGTTTCGTCAAGATCTTAAACCAAATCCACCAACACGCCTCATAGATGTTGATACCAATGATCCCAGTATTGTTCGGCTCATCGTAACCGCCGAGGATTTGCAAAAAGACTTCATCCCTAAGTATCTGACGCTCAGTTATTGCTGGGGCTCTACCAATGGACACGCAAAAACTACCCGAGCAACAATAGCTGCAAGGCGCGAAGGGATCGCAGTACATAGCCTCCCGAAGACTATACAAGATGCTATACAACTTACGCGGCTATTGAAGTTTCGATACTTGTGGATTGATGCTATATGTATCATTCAATCAGATCTTGACGATGTGTACCTTGACGATTGGAACACAGAAGCACCTCGCATTGGATCGTACTACCTACATTCTAAATGCCTCATCTCGGCATCCGCTGCTTCGGATAGCAGCCAGGGGCTTTTCGTCAAGCAGAATGCTAGAAAGTATCCTCTGAGAACGTGTGCACTCGCTTTCAAAAATGAAAAGCAAGAGTATATCTGTCTCTCTGTACCAAGGCCATCGCCTTCAGAAGATTGGTCCGCTGAGCCGCTGAGATCAAGAGGATGGTGTTTACAAGAGGCTGTTCTGTCACCCCGTATCCTCCATTGGTCCAAGCATGCCCTGATATGGCAGTGTCACGGAACAACGAAAAGTCCTACGTATGGGAATGATTTGAACACTGCCCGAGATATACGAACCGGCCAATCTCATATCAGTTTTGCTCAAGAACCAGACCATGCTATGGCGATTGCATGGACGGAGCTTATCTCACGATACTCTAAGATGCATTTCACCTTCGAGACTGATCGACTCGTTGCAATTCAAGGCTTGGCTAACCGACTTGTCGACCTTCACGGTGGCGAGTACTTTGCCGGAGTGTTTCGTTCACACCTTGCTGATGGGTTGCTATGGAAGAATTCGTACGACAAGGCTCACAATGCACTGGCAGGAGTTCCCACCTGGTCTTGGGCTACGAGGTGCCTCAATATTTGGTTTCTTCCAGTCTCACATTCATTCATACGGTCTACGAAACCAAATGTCTTCCCGTACAACCGTAGCCCCATAAATCTCGATACTCCCGAGAAACGTGCTCTTCGATTCGaagctccactgctcaaCATAAACCTGGGAAGACCGTTCACGGAAACCGATATCGTTTCAACAGTGCAAAGACCTGTGTTTTCATGTCACGTCAGCTTCACAGAAGACAGTGAAGACGAATGCGTCGTGAATTTTGAATACGATGCAGAAAGACTTATGTCCGAGAGATTTGATATGCTAGAGGTGCTCTTTCTCGGACTGCATGTGCTTCATAAATTGCGGGGATATATCAGTCCGAGTGAGTTTGAAGAGTCAACTGTCATTGATCCTGATACTATAGTATCATGTGAAGGGATTCTCTTGCGAAAGGCAGGCCAATACTATGAGCGTATTGGGAGGCTTGATTTTGATATGCCCAAGAATTACAAACGCCGGAtaagcttgaagaagctgatggACAGTAATAGAAAGAACGTTTGTCTTATATAG